In a single window of the Mucilaginibacter defluvii genome:
- a CDS encoding Gfo/Idh/MocA family oxidoreductase, translating into MKNKQINVAIVGLGFGAEFIPIYQRHPDANMYAICQRDHTKLHQVGDALSIEKRYTDYDELLRDPEIDAVHINTPIQNHAEQSIKALRAGKHVACTVPMATTVEECRQIVEAVNQTGLTYMMMETVIYSREFLFVKELYENGELGKLQFLRASHQQEMAGWPGYWEGLPPMHYATHCVGPVLALAKADAEYVSCFGSGRIDENLISKYGSPFAIESCHIKFRDSDLCAEVTRSLFNTARQYRESFDVYGSKKSFEWTLIEHEPSVIHTGEVPKKVTIPDFAHLLPQEIQGFTTGGVYDADDNQHLSFLQGSGHGGSHPHLVHEFIFALVNQRQPFPNARQSANITCVGILAHESAMNGGEKINLPEFTLS; encoded by the coding sequence ATGAAAAACAAGCAGATAAACGTAGCAATCGTCGGACTAGGTTTCGGCGCAGAATTTATACCAATCTATCAACGTCACCCGGACGCTAATATGTACGCCATTTGCCAGCGCGATCATACCAAGCTGCACCAGGTGGGTGATGCTCTCAGTATCGAAAAGCGTTACACAGATTACGATGAACTATTGCGCGACCCCGAAATTGACGCCGTGCATATCAATACACCGATACAAAATCACGCGGAACAATCCATTAAAGCCCTTCGGGCAGGTAAGCATGTAGCTTGTACGGTGCCCATGGCCACTACGGTAGAAGAATGCCGGCAGATTGTTGAAGCGGTTAACCAAACAGGTTTAACCTACATGATGATGGAAACGGTTATATATAGCCGTGAATTTCTGTTTGTGAAAGAATTATATGAAAACGGAGAGCTGGGTAAACTGCAATTCCTGCGCGCTTCGCACCAGCAGGAAATGGCGGGATGGCCGGGTTATTGGGAAGGATTGCCCCCTATGCACTACGCTACGCATTGCGTGGGGCCGGTACTGGCGCTGGCAAAAGCGGATGCTGAATATGTGTCCTGCTTCGGCTCCGGCCGTATCGACGAAAACCTGATCAGCAAGTATGGATCACCTTTCGCTATAGAAAGCTGCCACATTAAATTTAGAGATTCGGATCTATGCGCCGAAGTTACACGTTCACTTTTTAATACGGCAAGGCAGTACCGCGAAAGCTTTGATGTGTACGGCTCCAAGAAAAGCTTTGAGTGGACATTGATAGAGCATGAGCCTTCGGTAATACATACCGGGGAAGTACCCAAAAAAGTTACCATTCCGGATTTTGCACACCTGCTTCCGCAAGAAATACAGGGCTTTACTACCGGCGGCGTTTATGATGCCGACGATAACCAGCACCTGTCATTTTTACAAGGCTCCGGTCACGGCGGCTCGCACCCGCATCTGGTACACGAGTTTATATTTGCATTGGTGAACCAACGCCAGCCGTTCCCTAACGCACGCCAGTCAGCTAATATAACCTGTGTCGGCATCCTGGCGCACGAATCCGCCATGAATGGCGGTGAAAAAATAAATTTGCCTGAATTTACTTTAAGCTAA
- a CDS encoding sugar phosphate isomerase/epimerase family protein yields the protein MPLPVKFGVSTWLFTSPFQTSSATELFRKIASMGFNKVEIAVEDPELVDGPLVKVALAEHQLEAIVCGAFGPGRDLTHEDPEVHKNCFNYIEQCLDLCALWDTKFFAGPMYSAVGKARMLPPEQRKKEWQLAVKNLRQVCIMAADRGLEIAIEPLNRFESDLVNTASDAVRMVNDIDHPAAKILLDGFHMNIEEASIEHAIKLAGDKLIHLQVAENYRGTPGTGQVNWDAYRKGLKAIGYRGTISIESFTPDNKELAQAVCIWHPLAESQDKFAQEGLTFLKQWAQ from the coding sequence ATGCCATTACCTGTAAAATTCGGCGTAAGCACGTGGCTGTTTACCTCGCCGTTTCAAACATCGTCCGCTACAGAATTATTCCGTAAAATAGCCTCCATGGGATTTAACAAGGTGGAGATCGCCGTGGAAGACCCGGAGCTGGTAGACGGGCCGCTTGTGAAAGTAGCTTTAGCAGAACATCAGCTTGAAGCAATAGTTTGCGGCGCATTCGGCCCCGGCCGCGATTTAACACATGAAGACCCTGAAGTGCACAAAAACTGCTTCAACTACATTGAACAGTGCCTTGACCTCTGCGCCCTTTGGGACACAAAATTCTTTGCCGGGCCAATGTACTCGGCAGTTGGAAAGGCCCGCATGTTGCCGCCCGAACAACGTAAAAAGGAATGGCAACTCGCCGTAAAAAACTTGCGGCAGGTGTGCATTATGGCGGCAGACCGCGGTTTGGAAATAGCGATTGAGCCTTTGAACCGCTTTGAGTCAGATCTGGTCAACACAGCTTCGGATGCTGTCAGGATGGTGAACGATATTGATCATCCCGCTGCGAAAATACTGCTCGATGGGTTCCACATGAATATTGAAGAAGCCAGCATTGAGCATGCCATCAAATTAGCTGGCGACAAACTGATACACCTGCAGGTAGCCGAAAACTATCGGGGCACACCCGGCACCGGGCAAGTGAATTGGGATGCCTATCGCAAAGGACTTAAAGCCATAGGCTACCGGGGGACAATCTCGATAGAAAGCTTTACCCCCGATAATAAGGAACTGGCGCAAGCGGTTTGCATTTGGCATCCGCTGGCCGAAAGCCAGGATAAATTTGCACAAGAAGGACTCACATTTTTAAAACAATGGGCACAATAA